One genomic region from Candidatus Bathyarchaeota archaeon encodes:
- the moaA gene encoding GTP 3',8-cyclase MoaA: protein MYDRYGRPTLNFRISVTQRCNLKCPYCHREGQTSTSSIEMTPEEIGRLVRIGANLGITDIKLTGGEPLLRSDIADIIREIAMVPKVTDLSITTNGTLLAENAAKLKEAGLRRVNVNFLTLNSDTYRDFTGGNLEDVIKGVEAASRIGLNPIKLNVLLLRGVNDGELGQMLDYARQVKAILQIIELEPVNISSEYYAKYHQPLIKFEALIKEQAVGVKFRRYMQNRKIYHLVDVDVEFVRPIENTEFCAHCTRLRLTSDGKLKPCLMRNDNLIDVLTPLRQGVRDTGLIEIFKEAINKREPYFKSAV from the coding sequence ATTGCCATCGCGAAGGGCAGACGTCTACTTCATCTATAGAAATGACACCGGAGGAGATCGGGCGGCTGGTGCGAATCGGGGCTAACCTTGGAATCACAGATATTAAGCTAACAGGGGGAGAACCGCTTCTCCGCAGTGATATTGCTGATATTATTCGAGAAATAGCTATGGTTCCAAAGGTAACCGATCTTTCAATCACAACAAATGGAACTTTATTAGCTGAAAATGCAGCCAAACTTAAAGAAGCAGGTCTCCGACGGGTTAACGTTAACTTCCTCACCTTGAATAGTGATACTTATAGAGATTTTACTGGCGGAAACTTAGAAGATGTAATCAAGGGGGTAGAAGCAGCAAGCCGCATAGGACTAAACCCAATTAAGCTCAATGTATTGTTACTTCGCGGTGTTAATGATGGCGAGCTAGGCCAAATGTTAGATTACGCTAGACAGGTTAAGGCAATACTTCAGATAATTGAGTTAGAACCGGTCAACATCTCTTCTGAGTATTATGCCAAATATCATCAGCCGCTTATAAAATTTGAGGCATTGATAAAGGAGCAAGCAGTGGGGGTTAAATTCAGACGTTACATGCAAAACAGGAAGATATACCACCTTGTTGATGTTGATGTTGAATTTGTTCGCCCAATTGAGAATACTGAGTTCTGTGCTCACTGTACTAGACTCCGTTTAACCAGCGATGGAAAACTGAAACCTTGTTTAATGAGGAACGACAATCTCATCGATGTTTTAACACCTCTGCGGCAAGGTGTACGCGACACGGGATTAATTGAAATTTTTAAAGAGGCAATTAATAAAAGGGAACCATATTTCAAGTCTGCAGTTTAG